Proteins encoded within one genomic window of Marasmius oreades isolate 03SP1 chromosome 4, whole genome shotgun sequence:
- a CDS encoding uncharacterized protein (BUSCO:EOG09264THP), translating to MFFDLNLPVSLPTATHFSKKGKGKAFDQDPQFTAAQLRVVDAQIDVLVHLGYRVIAFNQTVHKKVDPKIHVNLLDGLLSQLKGRDGIVFLKRLTIILDEDSEKGFGLINANIPYFNSYDLLSLIPTNQATLALACLTHTLPSQLTTHIISIPLTLARPPFHLKHTLIRTAIKNGAVFEISYTGALGGESEPILVEAGVADPSALSARRNWWASARELVRVTKGKGLIVSGGVVAQADFRAPRDVANLVSLLGLPQDGAHDASTKNAKSTVLRAQTRKTYRAVLSEPVIMVPEGYYPDQPAETTQPTHNVSVAPLATEKDVNSVNGKKRPREEDVIGGTATNLTSNHSSKGGEGDKRKKKRKKNQERNAN from the exons ATGTTCTTCGATCTAAACCTTCCGGTATCATTACCCACAGCTACCCACTTCTCGAAaaagggaaaagggaaagCATTTGATCAAGACCCTCAGTTCACAGCAGCTCAGCTACGCGTGGTAGATGCACAAATCGATGTACTCGTTCACT TAGGATATAGGGTCATTGCTTTCAACCAAACCGTTCACAAGAAGGTGGATCCGAAGATACACGTGAATTTACTCGATGGATTGCTTTCGCAGCTCAAGGGACGCGACGGAATCGTGTTCCTGAAACGATTAACCATAATCCTAGACGAGGACAGCGAGAAAGGTTTCGGCCTT ATCAACGCCAACATTCCTTATTTCAACTCATACGACCTTCTGAGCTTGATCCCGACAAATCAGGCAACATTGGCACTTGCGTGTCTTACGCATACTTTACCGTCACAACTGACGACACATATCATATCCATACCGCTCACACTGGCCCGCCCACCGTTTCACCTGAAGCATACTCTGATAAGGACGGCGATAAAGAATGGCGCTGTTTTTGAGATCAGCTATACTGGGGCGCTCGGTGGAGAAAGTGAACCGATACTTGTTGAAGCTGGGGTAGCTGATCCAAGTGCTCTTAGTGCTAGAAGAAATTGGTGGGCTTCTGCAAGGGAACTCGTCAGGGTAACTAAGGGCAAGGGTCTCATTGTCAGCGGAGGGGTGGTTGCGCAAGCAGATTTCAGAGCACCGAGGGACGTTGCCAATCT TGTTTCTTTGTTAGGCCTGCCTCAAGACGGTGCCCACGATGCATCGACCAAGAACGCAAAGTCAACAGTCCTTCGTGCAC AAACGCGGAAAACGTATAGAGCCGTTCTTTCAGAGCCGGTAATAATGGTTCCCGAAGGCTACTATCCTGACCAGCCTGCAGAAACGACACAGCCGACTCATAATGTCTCGGTGGCCCCGCTCGCAACAGAGAAGGATGTGAACTCTGTTAATGGTAAGAAACGGCCCAGAGAGGAAGATGTTATTGGTGGAACTGCGACAAACCTCACGAGTAATCACAGTTCAAAAGGCGGTGAAGGGGACAAAAGGAAAAAGAAACGGAAAAAGAATCAAGAAAGGAACGCGAACTAG
- a CDS encoding uncharacterized protein (BUSCO:EOG09261HQU) — protein MAKKKAPSPQSNTLLTWFGHATSTPGQPTLSSQKPTPSKPKRRKTSNLDSIPPDPEDIIIIPSDSDEGIGPVCVTKKRRTSNQYASVESGYGLHSVRQKPKKTTTDASMMDGCMFTSTVTASGAFGPPDESILPSTRPLINTVPPGPVVFSLTGEDTSFGSPSELLGATATHVTNLPTNPEAGPSKSVQECSSDKGMYDSRIDDDWVMGDDERMEDDDEDEDTDEIEFLEEPQVNSPSILESALKSNLRPLTSLVAPHPCASATSSRKDAYSVLMASHKENEAWKEADSMEDRSLKPFKTQKGDRRKAPFYKVLQGMPIAVDAFRYGSIPGVNAYFLTHAHSDHYTNLSSSWKTGPIYCSEGTANLIKHMLKVDPKWVHPLPMDAPSVIPNTGGVQVTLIEANHCPGSCLFFFEGKQTVNAGDSNYKSAFVGSDRTFRYLHCGDFRASPRHVFHPAVRGKRIDHVYLDTTYLDPRYTFPPQPLVISACAELAKRIAENRPLNDPKSTSAMSNWLSSSSSSGLREKEKGIEAKANILMVVGTYSIGKERIVKAIAKALDSKVYCDSRKAAILRCQADLELDNLLTSNPLAANVHLVPLGFISSDKLEPYLNKFKGHFTRVVGFRPTGWTYSPPAGEQAPTVRSVIARVQHNNYTYVDLHPSRNSTSKFQVYPVPYSEHSSFSELTCFALSFEWTKMIATVNVGSETSRVKMTCWMSKWEAERKQQGNNYTVPNRHTDYW, from the exons atggcgaagaagaaagctCCCTCTCCTCAATCAAACACTCTCTTGACCTGGTTTGGTCATGCCACTTCGACTCCCGGTCAACCAACGCTATCATCCCAGAAGCCCACACCGAGCAAACCGAAACGCCGCAAGACATCCAACCTTGATTCTATTCCACCAGATCCAGAAGATATCATAATTATTCCTTCAGATTCGGATGAAGGAATAGGCCCAGTCTGCGTCACCAAGAAAAGACGTACATCGAACCAGTACGCTTCGGTTGAGTCCGGTTATGGGCTACACTCTGTACGTCAGAAACCGAAAAAGACAACGACGGATGCCAGCATGATGGATGGTTGTATGTTTACCTCGACGGTCACAGCGTCTGGTGCTTTCGGACCCCCTGATGAATCCATTTTGCCCTCGACTCGACCGCTAATCAACACGGTTCCACCAGGCCCAGTTGTCTTTTCCCTGACAGGTGAAGATACATCGTTTGGTTCCCCCTCGGAACTCTTGGGTGCCACTGCTACTCATGTCACGAACTTGCCCACCAATCCTGAAGCGGGTCCTTCCAAATCGGTTCAAGAGTGCTCCTCGGACAAGGGGATGTATGATAGCCGCATCGACGATGACTGGGTCATGGGAGATGACGAACGCATggaagatgacgacgaggatgaagacACTGATGAAATCGAATTCCTGGAAGAGCCACAAGTAAACTCGCCATCGATTCTCGAAAGTGCCTTGAAATCAAACCTTCGGCCATTAACTAGCCTTGTGGCTCCTCACCCTTGCGCTTCGGCTACTTCCAGCAGAAAGGATGCGTATTCCGTACTCATGGCTTCCCATAAAGAAAATGAAGCTTGGAAAGAAGCGGATTCAATGGAAGATCGTAGTCTCAAGCCCTTTAAAACTCAAAAAGGTGACAGACGAAAAGCACCGTTCTATAAAGTGCTCCAGGGAATGCCAATAGCTGTCGATGCGTTTCGATATGGGTCCATACCTGGGGTGAATGCATATTTTTTAAC GCACGCCCATTCAGACCATTATACAAACCTCTCATCTTCCTGGAAAACTGGGCCGATCTATTGCTCAGAAGGAACCGCCAATTTGATAAAACATATGTTGAAAGTCGACCCTAAGTGGGTACATCCGCTCCCTATGGACGCTCCTTCCGTGATTCCCAACACTGGAGGCGTTCAGGTCACGCTCATCGAAGCGAACCACTGTCCTGGCTCctgtcttttcttctttgaagGAAAACAGACCGTCAATGCAGGGGACAGCAACTACAAGTCTGCTTTTGTTGGCTCAGACAGGACATTTAGATACCTTCATTGTGGTGACTTCCGAGCGTCGCCACGACACGTCTTTCATCCAGCTGTAAGAGGGAAGAGAATAGACCATGTATACTTGGACACGACATATCTGGATCCTAGA TACACGTTtcctcctcaacctcttGTCATCTCAGCTTGCGCTGAACTTGCCAAGCGAATTGCAGAAAACCGACCTTTGAACGACCCGAAGTCGACTTCGGCGATGTCAAACTGGCTcagttccagttccagttcagggttgagggagaaggagaaggggatAGAAGCGAAGGCAAATATATTGATGGTCGTAGG AACATACTCTATTGGCAAAGAACGCATTGTCAAAG CCATCGCCAAAGCCTTGGACAGCAAAGTGTATTGCGATAGTCGCAAAGCAGCCATCCTTCGATGTCAGGCCGACCTTGAACTGGACAACTTGTTAACTTCGAACCCCTTAGCCGCCAACGTCCATTTAGTCCCGCTGGGCTTCATCTCGTCTGATAAATTGGAACCCTATTTAAACAAGTTCAAGGGTCACTTTACGAGGGTAGTAGGCTTTAGGCCTACAGGATGGAC GTACTCCCCACCTGCTGGTGAACAAGCCCCCACTGTGCGGTCCGTGATTGCGCGCGTTCAGCATAACAACTACACATATGTTGACCTCCATCCCTCGCGCAACTCGACATCGAAGTTTCAGGTGTATCCCGTTCCTTATTCGGAACACTCGTCCTTCTCTGAACTGACATGTTTCGCGCTGTCATTCGAGTGGACCAAGATGATCGCTACTGTAAATGTGGGGAGCGAAACCTCGAGAGTAAAAATGACTTGCTGGATGAGTAAATGGGAAGCGGAACGGAAACAACAAGGCAACAATTACACTGTCCCCAATCGGCATACCGATTATTGGTAG
- a CDS encoding uncharacterized protein (BUSCO:EOG09263XZN; MEROPS:MER0001711) has protein sequence MDHFPTNWGRPRNDAFDAYGTYPIAQRPYNGLKDAFAEGVQHTQQPIVTGTSVLAIKYKDGVMMAADNLASYGSLARFKDVQRLHPVGTNTVVGAGGDMSDFQYIQSLLDGLMIEEFTEQDGHSLGPAEIHEYLSQVMYGRRSQINPLWNALLVGGFKEGKRFLAYVDLLGTTYSASTLATGYGAYIAQPLLRKAVEGNEDKLTEEEAMQILEANLKVLYYRDARSLNKFQIAKITAAGVSITESKSMDTTWSFAEGIRGYGSQTQ, from the exons ATGGACCACTTTCCAACCAATTGGGGTCGTCCT CGTAACGATGCATTCGACGCCTATGGCACCTACCCCATAGCACAACGTCCCTACAACGGTCTCAAGGACGCATTTGCTGAAGGAGTTCAACATACGCA GCAGCCTATAGTGACTGGCACAAGCGTGCTCGCGATAAAGTACAAGGATGGAGTGATGATGGCAGCAGACAATCTTG CATCATACGGCTCCCTTGCACGATTCAAGGACGTACAACGTCTACATCCAGTTGGAACAAACACCGTCGTTGGAGCTGGAGGCGACATGTCCGATTTCCAGTACATTCAATCTCTACTAGATGGCTTAATGATCGAAGAATTTACTGAGCAAGATGGCCATTCCTTGGGGCCAGCTGAGATACACGAGTATCTTTCACAGGTCATGTACGGACGTCGATCTCAGATCAATCCATTATGGAACGCGTTATTGGTTGGTGGATTCAAAGAGGGAAAGAG GTTCCTTGCTTATGTTGATTTACTGGGAACAACATATTCCGCCTCTACCCTCGCTACTGGTTACGGTGCCTATATCGCCCAACCTCTACTCCGTAAGGCAGTCGAAGGGAACGAAGACAAGCTCACAGAAGAGGAAGCAATGCAGATCCTTGAGGCGAACTTGAAAGTGCTGTATTACCGCGATGCAAGAAGCTTGAATAAA TTTCAAATAGCCAAAATCACTGCTGCTGGCGTCTCCATCACGGAATCGAAAAGTATGGACACGACCTGGTCTTTCGCAGAGGGCATCAGAGGATATGGCTCGCAGACACAATGA
- the CRK1 gene encoding cyclin-dependent serine/threonine protein kinase has product MDAVERENSDRQKRWVKEQKVGEGTYAVVYRGREFATGRKCAIKKIKVGQFKDGLDMSAIREVKYLRELKHRNVIELLDVFSSKTNLNLVLEFLDSDLEMIIKDRTLVFLPADIKSWMAMTYRGLEFCHRNFVLHRDLKPNNLLIAANGELKIADFGLARDFADPGFKMTCQVITRWYRPPELLFGSRYYSSAVDIWSVGCIFAELMLRTPYLAGESDMDQLKTIFRALGTPTEQDWPGHTKLPDYVPVGQFPKTPLRDLFTAASADALNLLSRCLVYEPRKRISSIEALNHPYFTAMPYPTHPSKLPKISKQPSRPLDEVDGNADPASTGPGVKAAPPKGRLKRKLTSPNDSDSKARSIARKLDFTKQVNSP; this is encoded by the exons ATGGACGCTGTAGAGCGCGAAAACTCCGACCGACAAAAACGTTG GGTCAAGGAGCAAAAAGTTGGAGAGGGAACTTATGCTGTAGTCTACAGAG GAAGAGAGTTCGCCACTGGTCGGAAGTGTGCAATAAAGAAAATCAAGGTTGGCCAATTCAAAGATGGGTTGGACATGTCCGCAATACGAGAGGTGAAATATTTAAGAGAATTGAAGCACCGGAATGTAATCGAG TTGTTAGACGTATTCTCCTCGAAAACGAACCTAAATCTTGTGCTCGAATTTCTCGATTCTGATCTCGAAATGATCATTAAGGACAGAACACTCGTATTCCTTCCTGCAGATATCAAAAGCTGGATGGCCATGACCTACCGGGGACTCGAGTTCTGTCACCGAAATTTCGTATTGCACAGGGACCTCAAACCCAACAATCTGCTTATTGCTGCGAATGGAGAACTGAAAATAGCTGATTTCGGTCTGGCGCGCGACTTCGCGGATCCTGGATTCAAGATGACTTGCCAGGTCATTACTCG CTGGTATCGTCCACCAGAATTACTCTTCGGATCTCGGTACTACAGCTCTGCTGTAGACATTTGGTCTGTCGGTTGCATCTTCGCTGAACTCATGCTGCGAACACCATACCTCGCTGGTGAAAGTGACATGGACCAGCTCAAAACTATTTTCCGCGCGCTAGGAACACCTACCGAACAAGATTGGCCC GGTCATACCAAGCTCCCAGATTATGTTCCAGTCGGCCAGTTCCCCAAAACACCGCTTCGAGATCTTTTCACAGCAGCTTCTGCGGATGCCCTGAATCTTCTCAGTCGATGCCTCGTGTACGAACCCAGGAAGCGAATATCTTCAATTGAG GCACTCAACCATCCATACTTCACTGCCATGCCCTATCCCACCCATCCGTCTAAGCTACCTAAAATATCCAAACAACCATCCAGGCCATTAGACGAGGTGGATGGGAACGCAGATCCGGCTTCCACTGGGCCAGGTGTTAAAGCGGCTCCTCCAAAAGGGCGATTAAAGCGAAAGTTGACATCCCCGAATGATTCGGATTCCAAGGCCCGTTCGATTGCGCGCAAACTGGATTTCACCAAGCAAGTCAACAGTCCTTGA